The following proteins are encoded in a genomic region of Oscillospiraceae bacterium:
- a CDS encoding glycoside hydrolase family 88 protein, whose amino-acid sequence MRENKAVVEQKCEQIIDTLIAIGTEGTNILLNMNIWDWSQGVGLYGIYKYYKYSGKKKYLDYLIEWFDSKMPDEDKIMKNVNTMAPLSTMAHLYEETGNEKYRDFCIRWAEWVLHEMPRTDEGGLQHLTIDSLNTQQLWADTVFMTALSMAKIGQITGNQAYKDEAIKQFLIHIKYLQDPETGLLFHGWTFDGHHNFGKALWCRGNCWFTAASIDMTEYIDIPEPDKTAIFNGYRKQCAALKKYQDASGLFHTLVDDPTAYLESSGSAGFIYGLQKGVASGVLDDSYKAVCEKGIDGLWKEIGPDGIVLNASYGTVVHMTKDYYKQIRLTSTGYGQSLTLLALTEYLCRQK is encoded by the coding sequence ATGAACATCTGGGACTGGTCTCAGGGCGTCGGTCTTTACGGTATCTATAAATATTATAAATACAGCGGCAAGAAAAAGTATCTCGACTATCTGATCGAGTGGTTTGACTCCAAAATGCCCGACGAAGACAAGATCATGAAAAACGTCAACACCATGGCGCCGCTTTCGACCATGGCGCACCTTTATGAGGAGACGGGCAACGAAAAATACCGCGACTTCTGCATCCGCTGGGCCGAATGGGTTCTGCACGAGATGCCCCGCACCGATGAGGGCGGCCTTCAGCATCTGACGATTGATTCGTTGAACACCCAGCAGCTCTGGGCCGACACGGTCTTCATGACCGCGCTTTCAATGGCGAAAATCGGTCAGATCACCGGCAATCAGGCCTACAAAGACGAAGCGATAAAACAGTTTTTAATTCACATCAAATATCTCCAAGACCCCGAAACCGGGCTGTTATTCCACGGCTGGACTTTCGACGGGCATCACAACTTCGGCAAGGCGCTCTGGTGCCGCGGCAACTGCTGGTTCACGGCGGCTTCGATCGATATGACCGAATACATCGACATCCCCGAACCGGACAAGACCGCAATTTTTAACGGCTACCGCAAACAGTGCGCGGCGCTGAAAAAATATCAGGACGCATCCGGTTTGTTCCACACGCTGGTCGACGACCCGACCGCGTATTTGGAGAGTTCCGGTTCCGCCGGATTCATCTACGGCCTGCAAAAAGGCGTGGCCTCCGGTGTGCTCGACGACAGTTATAAAGCTGTCTGCGAAAAAGGCATTGACGGGCTTTGGAAAGAAATCGGCCCCGACGGCATCGTTTTGAACGCCTCCTACGGCACGGTCGTCCACATGACCAAGGACTATTACAAACAGATCCGCCTGACTTCCACCGGCTACGGCCAGTCGCTGACGTTGCTGGCACTGACGGAATACCTCTGCAGGCAGAAATAA
- a CDS encoding uroporphyrinogen decarboxylase family protein — MFWTRQQYIDLMTFKGAPRPMFVEIFGKLIGLDEEWAAQGATEAERDLSAFNFDWVERIPAGANCGLMDPFEEKVLEKGDGYVISQDYMGRTVKLCTATATIPLPVSYPVTDFESWEKIKPKFQFDEKRIDMEAVNAAAKAREHDALTHLEIPGGFDMPRELMGEENLCIAYYDDPDLIRDMLDTFADTSLKVFERLEGKLAVDNLYVHEDMAGKSGPLIGPSLFNEFVKPYYSKLWDAAKALGATIFSQDSDGNMNPLLENIAESGVNVCFPMEPGSGMDIVKSRKQLGNRLAYKAGIDKYTLSGTKEYIRREVEYKVGSLKNDLGIVFGLDHRIPNGVPIENYRYYVSLVKEILNIPANEAGKWTRMGF, encoded by the coding sequence ATGTTTTGGACAAGACAGCAATATATTGACCTGATGACCTTCAAAGGCGCGCCCCGCCCCATGTTCGTCGAGATTTTCGGGAAACTGATCGGGCTCGATGAGGAATGGGCTGCGCAGGGTGCCACCGAGGCCGAGCGCGATCTATCCGCTTTCAATTTCGACTGGGTGGAACGCATACCAGCCGGTGCCAACTGCGGTCTGATGGACCCGTTTGAGGAAAAAGTGCTTGAAAAAGGCGACGGATATGTCATTTCGCAGGATTATATGGGCCGTACCGTCAAGCTCTGTACCGCCACCGCGACCATCCCCCTGCCCGTCTCATATCCGGTCACCGATTTTGAGAGTTGGGAAAAAATCAAGCCGAAATTTCAATTCGACGAAAAACGGATCGACATGGAAGCCGTGAATGCGGCAGCCAAAGCACGTGAACACGACGCGCTGACGCACCTTGAAATCCCGGGCGGATTTGATATGCCTCGCGAACTGATGGGCGAAGAGAATCTTTGCATCGCCTATTACGACGACCCGGATCTAATTCGGGATATGCTCGACACGTTCGCCGACACCTCGCTGAAAGTGTTTGAACGGCTCGAAGGGAAACTCGCCGTCGACAATTTATACGTCCATGAGGACATGGCCGGAAAAAGCGGCCCGCTGATCGGTCCTTCGCTGTTTAACGAATTCGTTAAACCGTATTACAGCAAGCTTTGGGATGCGGCAAAAGCCCTCGGCGCTACGATTTTTTCTCAGGACAGCGACGGCAATATGAATCCCCTGCTTGAAAACATCGCCGAGAGCGGCGTTAACGTCTGTTTTCCGATGGAACCGGGCTCCGGGATGGACATCGTCAAAAGCCGGAAGCAACTCGGAAACCGCCTTGCCTACAAGGCCGGCATCGACAAGTACACTTTGAGCGGAACCAAAGAGTACATCCGCCGCGAGGTCGAATATAAAGTCGGCTCGTTAAAAAATGACCTCGGAATTGTCTTCGGACTCGACCACCGCATCCCGAACGGTGTTCCGATTGAAAATTACCGATATTACGTCTCTCTTGTCAAAGAAATCTTAAATATTCCCGCGAATGAAGCGGGAAAATGGACCCGGATGGGGTTCTAA
- a CDS encoding PLP-dependent aspartate aminotransferase family protein — protein MEKDYSKVPNTVAHLGDDYTQYLGAVVPPIFENTLFTRKEKSFGYVYTRVDNPTVKVTEQKIAQLEKGNHALLFASGMAAITSSLMALLSSGDHAVVVRSVYLPVKAFFDTTLCPRYNIGVTYVHGDDLNEFEAAIQPNTKIIYLESPSSNIFLVQDIAAISKLAHSKGIKVLIDSTWATPYFQNPLDLGADVVMHSASKYLGGHSDIIAGVIITKDPELSKFGWNERTTYGSCVDPMKAWLLTRSLRSFPLRMEQHCKNGVQVAKFLEQHPMIERVYYPGLESDPGYKLGKKQMRGYTGLMSFIAKAPKEKVLQALKSLQYFEEGPSWGGYESLFNFPGAGEPEKLAEIDIPSGLFRISVGLEDADSLCADLDNALNTLK, from the coding sequence ATGGAAAAGGATTATTCCAAAGTACCGAATACCGTCGCCCACCTCGGCGACGACTATACCCAATACCTCGGTGCCGTTGTGCCCCCGATCTTCGAAAACACCCTGTTTACCCGCAAGGAAAAGAGCTTTGGCTATGTCTACACCCGCGTGGACAACCCGACCGTTAAGGTTACCGAACAAAAAATTGCGCAGCTTGAAAAAGGCAACCATGCCCTGCTGTTCGCCTCCGGTATGGCGGCGATCACCAGTTCCTTGATGGCGCTGCTGTCATCCGGTGACCATGCGGTTGTCGTGCGCAGCGTCTATCTGCCGGTCAAGGCCTTCTTTGACACCACGCTCTGTCCGCGCTACAACATCGGCGTGACCTATGTCCACGGTGATGACCTGAACGAATTTGAAGCAGCGATTCAGCCCAATACAAAGATCATTTACCTTGAAAGCCCGTCGTCGAACATCTTTTTGGTGCAGGACATCGCCGCAATCAGCAAGTTAGCCCATTCCAAGGGCATCAAAGTGCTGATTGACAGCACCTGGGCGACCCCGTATTTTCAGAACCCGCTCGATCTGGGCGCGGACGTCGTGATGCATTCCGCCAGCAAATACCTCGGCGGACACAGCGACATCATCGCGGGCGTCATTATCACCAAAGACCCTGAACTCAGCAAATTCGGCTGGAACGAACGCACCACCTACGGTTCATGTGTCGACCCGATGAAGGCCTGGCTGCTGACCCGCTCCCTGAGAAGCTTCCCCCTGCGCATGGAGCAGCACTGTAAAAACGGCGTACAGGTCGCCAAGTTCCTCGAGCAGCATCCGATGATCGAACGGGTTTACTATCCGGGACTCGAAAGTGACCCCGGCTACAAACTCGGTAAAAAACAGATGCGCGGCTATACCGGCCTGATGTCCTTTATCGCTAAGGCCCCGAAAGAAAAAGTGCTTCAGGCGCTCAAATCGCTGCAGTACTTTGAAGAAGGCCCGAGTTGGGGCGGCTACGAGAGCTTATTCAACTTCCCGGGTGCGGGCGAACCCGAAAAACTTGCCGAAATCGATATTCCCTCCGGGCTGTTCCGTATCTCGGTCGGCCTTGAGGATGCCGATTCCCTGTGCGCGGATCTTGACAACGCGCTCAATACCCTCAAGTAA
- the kduD gene encoding 2-dehydro-3-deoxy-D-gluconate 5-dehydrogenase KduD, whose translation MSTNFSLKGKVAIVTGCEVGLGYGMAKGLAEAGADIYGASYPGDFAEIKAAVEACGRRFEGQKANLMSIEPIDDIVKDCVAKFGHVDILVNNAGIIRREDSINFSEKDWDDVMNINLKTVFFFSQRVAKEYMKQGGGKIINIASMLSYQGGIRVPSYCASKSGVKGITMELANEWAKFNININAIAPGYMATNNTAPIRADAEREASILARIPAGRWGTPDDVAGVAVFLASPAADYVNGFTIACDGGWLAR comes from the coding sequence ATGTCAACCAATTTTTCTCTCAAAGGTAAAGTCGCCATCGTCACCGGCTGTGAAGTCGGTCTCGGTTACGGCATGGCTAAAGGTCTGGCTGAAGCTGGCGCGGACATCTACGGCGCCTCTTATCCCGGCGATTTCGCAGAGATCAAAGCGGCTGTTGAGGCCTGCGGCAGACGGTTTGAAGGCCAAAAAGCCAACCTGATGTCCATCGAGCCGATCGATGACATTGTCAAAGACTGCGTCGCCAAATTCGGCCACGTCGACATCCTCGTCAACAACGCCGGTATCATCCGCCGTGAGGATTCGATCAACTTCTCCGAGAAGGATTGGGACGACGTAATGAACATCAACCTCAAAACCGTCTTTTTCTTCTCCCAGCGCGTCGCCAAGGAATATATGAAACAGGGCGGCGGCAAGATCATCAACATCGCTTCGATGCTCTCCTATCAGGGCGGCATCCGCGTTCCGTCTTACTGCGCATCCAAGAGCGGCGTCAAGGGCATCACGATGGAACTCGCCAACGAATGGGCCAAATTCAACATCAATATCAACGCTATCGCCCCGGGATATATGGCCACCAACAACACCGCACCGATCCGCGCCGACGCCGAACGCGAAGCCAGCATTCTTGCACGCATTCCGGCAGGTCGTTGGGGCACCCCCGATGACGTCGCCGGCGTCGCGGTCTTTTTGGCCTCACCCGCAGCGGACTATGTCAACGGTTTCACGATTGCCTGCGACGGCGGTTGGTTAGCCAGGTAA
- the kduI gene encoding 5-dehydro-4-deoxy-D-glucuronate isomerase, with protein MDIRQCSHPDDAKYLTTDELRERFLIENLFVEDEIKMVYSHYDRYIIGGCIPVKKTLKLEEPELKTEYFLERRELAFLNTGGGKAVVTVEGKKYVLNNKDALYVGKGNKDVTVASEDAANPCQLYFVSCTAHMAYPTVLIDITKATPAHMGDKANCNERTIYKYIHADGIAKSCQLMLGVTILEKGSIWNTMPVHTHDRRMEAYLYFDLGADDVVFHLMGEPTETRHLVMKDHEAVISPTWSIHSAAGTSNYAFCWAMAGENYTFTDQDFIKPVDMK; from the coding sequence TTGGATATCAGACAGTGCTCCCATCCCGACGATGCAAAATACCTGACCACCGATGAGCTTCGTGAACGGTTTTTAATTGAAAACTTGTTTGTTGAAGACGAAATTAAAATGGTCTATTCCCATTACGACCGCTATATCATCGGCGGCTGCATTCCGGTGAAAAAGACTTTGAAACTCGAGGAACCGGAACTCAAAACCGAGTATTTCCTCGAACGCCGTGAATTGGCGTTTTTAAACACCGGCGGCGGAAAAGCTGTCGTCACGGTCGAGGGAAAGAAATACGTTCTCAACAACAAAGACGCGCTCTATGTCGGCAAGGGCAACAAAGACGTCACAGTTGCCAGTGAAGATGCAGCCAACCCCTGCCAGCTCTATTTTGTCTCCTGCACGGCGCATATGGCTTATCCGACCGTTCTCATCGACATCACCAAAGCCACTCCGGCGCATATGGGTGACAAGGCCAACTGCAACGAGCGTACAATCTATAAATACATCCACGCCGACGGTATCGCCAAGAGCTGCCAGCTGATGCTGGGCGTCACGATTTTGGAAAAGGGCAGCATCTGGAACACCATGCCGGTGCATACCCACGACCGCCGCATGGAGGCCTATCTCTACTTTGACCTCGGCGCGGACGACGTCGTCTTCCACCTGATGGGCGAACCGACCGAAACCCGCCATCTGGTCATGAAAGACCACGAGGCCGTCATCAGCCCGACCTGGTCGATTCACTCGGCAGCGGGAACTTCGAATTACGCGTTCTGCTGGGCCATGGCCGGTGAGAACTACACCTTTACCGATCAGGACTTTATCAAGCCCGTCGACATGAAATAA